From a region of the Paenibacillus sp. R14(2021) genome:
- a CDS encoding Gfo/Idh/MocA family protein, producing MIRFGIIGTNWITDQFIEAAREVEGFALAAVYSRTEERAKEFAAKHGIPLTFTDLEEMAASTEVDAVYIASPTSFHEVQAVACMRAGKHVLCEKPAASNSHELQAMIDAARENEVVFLEAMKSSFLPGFQAVMDALPSLGTIRRYTASYCQYSSRYDAYRRGEILNAFKPEFSNGALMDLGVYCIYPLIMLFGAPESVMASGTLLSTGVDGQGSIIARYKEMEATVTYSKISNSSVPAEIQGEEGTMTIDSINLPRKINIRYRDGRVEEISAPEEGAVMSYETRAFLDLIANGKRESDLNSHANSLAVMSLLDEARRQQGIVFPADMKTNSG from the coding sequence TTCGCGCTAGCTGCGGTGTATTCACGGACGGAAGAGCGGGCGAAGGAATTTGCCGCTAAGCACGGAATACCATTAACCTTTACGGACCTGGAGGAGATGGCTGCAAGTACGGAAGTGGATGCGGTGTATATTGCTTCGCCGACGTCTTTCCACGAGGTACAAGCGGTTGCCTGTATGAGAGCTGGGAAACATGTCCTGTGCGAGAAGCCAGCCGCCTCCAACTCGCATGAACTGCAGGCGATGATTGATGCGGCTCGCGAGAATGAGGTGGTCTTTTTGGAAGCGATGAAGAGCTCCTTCCTTCCTGGTTTTCAAGCGGTAATGGACGCTTTGCCTTCACTTGGCACGATTCGTCGCTATACAGCGAGTTATTGCCAGTATTCTTCGCGCTACGATGCTTACCGGAGGGGAGAAATTCTGAATGCGTTCAAGCCGGAGTTCTCGAATGGGGCATTAATGGATCTTGGCGTTTACTGCATTTATCCGCTCATTATGCTATTCGGTGCGCCAGAGAGCGTGATGGCGAGCGGCACGCTGCTGTCGACCGGCGTTGATGGACAAGGCAGCATAATTGCAAGGTACAAGGAGATGGAGGCGACCGTCACCTATTCCAAAATCTCAAATTCGTCGGTGCCAGCGGAGATTCAGGGCGAAGAGGGGACGATGACGATCGACAGCATCAACCTCCCGCGCAAAATCAACATCCGTTACCGCGACGGGCGCGTGGAAGAGATAAGTGCGCCAGAGGAAGGTGCGGTGATGAGCTATGAGACGCGCGCTTTCCTCGACCTAATCGCGAATGGGAAGCGAGAGTCGGACTTGAACTCGCACGCGAATTCACTTGCGGTCATGAGCCTGCTCGATGAGGCAAGACGGCAGCAGGGCATCGTGTTTCCGGCGGATATGAAAACGAATAGTGGGTAA
- a CDS encoding AraC family transcriptional regulator: MDPLRKHFVSDAALPVELVLRNTKNLQAELPDHLHDWFEIIYVHNGAGSIFINHAFYEMEEGDLYLIPGNTIHKTMPDPDQPITSSALFFNGQLVQTSAAALKDAFSFLQCFETAKLNRSYKLELLPAERTRLEELLDELQEEFASKQPGYKQAIVLLLQTILLRMNRKINPGAQKHTHSESRPHWLQNALNDIDSHLVQDISLSTLASRAAVSPSYFSRMFKQLTGLNVMEYIIAKRIIYAKELLTETDGTVAEIAAACGFESLPHFYRMFKKFAGSTPARYKRNE, from the coding sequence ATGGATCCACTTCGCAAACATTTCGTATCCGATGCCGCCCTGCCCGTCGAGCTGGTGCTCCGGAATACGAAGAATCTCCAAGCCGAGCTTCCGGATCATCTCCATGATTGGTTCGAAATCATCTACGTCCATAACGGGGCTGGGTCGATCTTCATCAACCACGCCTTTTACGAGATGGAGGAAGGGGATCTCTACCTCATTCCCGGCAATACGATTCACAAAACAATGCCCGATCCCGATCAACCTATCACCTCATCGGCGCTTTTCTTCAACGGCCAGCTCGTCCAGACCTCTGCGGCTGCCTTGAAGGATGCCTTCTCGTTCCTGCAATGCTTCGAAACCGCCAAGCTTAACCGGAGCTACAAGTTGGAACTTCTTCCGGCAGAGCGTACACGCCTCGAAGAGCTGCTCGATGAGCTTCAGGAGGAGTTCGCGTCGAAGCAGCCCGGATATAAGCAAGCGATCGTATTGCTTCTGCAAACCATCCTCCTTCGAATGAACCGTAAAATTAATCCCGGCGCCCAAAAGCATACCCATAGCGAGTCCAGACCACACTGGCTGCAGAACGCCTTGAACGATATCGACAGCCATCTGGTTCAAGACATCAGCTTGTCTACGCTCGCTTCGCGAGCCGCTGTCAGCCCTTCCTACTTCTCGCGCATGTTTAAGCAGCTGACCGGGCTTAATGTGATGGAGTACATTATTGCCAAGCGGATCATATACGCCAAAGAATTGCTGACAGAAACCGACGGCACCGTAGCAGAGATTGCAGCCGCCTGCGGCTTCGAGAGCCTGCCGCATTTTTACCGCATGTTCAAGAAATTCGCAGGCAGTACCCCTGCACGGTATAAGCGTAATGAATAA
- a CDS encoding UxaA family hydrolase gives MIKGLVSRVDHVISTGADALYMDERDHVVTALREIRAGETIQYRNAAGIQSIAVANDIPFGHKVAVTEVEAGADVRKYGEVIGRAVMPIAAGQHVHIHNIEGIRGRGDLGTKETK, from the coding sequence TTGATTAAGGGATTGGTGAGCAGAGTGGATCATGTCATAAGCACAGGCGCGGATGCGCTGTATATGGATGAGCGCGATCATGTCGTGACGGCGCTTCGGGAAATTCGGGCAGGCGAAACGATTCAATACCGGAATGCGGCAGGCATTCAAAGCATTGCTGTGGCGAACGATATTCCGTTCGGTCATAAGGTGGCAGTCACCGAAGTGGAAGCAGGCGCTGACGTTCGTAAATACGGCGAGGTGATTGGGCGTGCGGTGATGCCGATTGCAGCAGGCCAGCATGTGCATATTCATAATATCGAGGGCATTCGCGGACGCGGAGACCTTGGCACGAAGGAGACGAAATAA
- a CDS encoding UxaA family hydrolase, translating to MIMGYERANGDIGIRNHLLIIPTVICSNQVCSRIMQKVPGAVAIPHQHGCSQIGADKERTFEMLAGTGKNPNVGAVLIISLGCEVVDPIALAEDIRQTGKPVEVFDIQSAGGSVKAISYGTELALRMMADLAKQEKVPVPLNKLKVAVKCGGSDATSGLASNPALGAAADSLIAEGGSIVIGETTEIIGAEHLLAERCVTSEISDKLYYIVDRFEKEVERMGADMRGGNPSPGNIAGGLSTIEEKSLGCISKCGKAPIQGVIEYAERIPEHGLYFMDSPGNDIECVSGMAAGGVHIVCFTTGRGTPTGAAVVPVIKITGNKMMFQQMEDNMDVDVSDMLDGTVSLEQAGERIWQEIVEVAEGKETKAEVLGHQEFSINRIGPSL from the coding sequence ATGATTATGGGCTATGAACGGGCGAACGGCGATATCGGTATCCGCAATCATCTGCTGATTATTCCGACAGTGATTTGCTCGAATCAAGTGTGCAGCCGTATTATGCAGAAGGTCCCAGGTGCTGTTGCCATTCCGCATCAGCATGGTTGCAGCCAAATCGGAGCAGATAAAGAGCGTACATTCGAAATGCTGGCAGGTACGGGGAAAAATCCGAATGTCGGCGCAGTACTGATTATCAGCTTGGGCTGCGAGGTCGTGGATCCGATCGCGCTCGCTGAAGATATCCGCCAAACCGGCAAGCCGGTTGAAGTCTTCGATATCCAATCCGCCGGTGGATCCGTGAAAGCGATTTCGTATGGGACGGAGCTTGCGCTTCGTATGATGGCGGATCTCGCGAAGCAGGAGAAAGTACCGGTTCCACTGAATAAGTTGAAGGTTGCGGTAAAATGCGGCGGCTCCGATGCGACGTCAGGTCTGGCATCGAACCCGGCGCTTGGCGCAGCCGCGGATTCGTTGATTGCGGAGGGCGGTTCGATCGTCATCGGCGAAACGACAGAAATTATCGGTGCGGAGCATTTGCTCGCTGAGCGCTGCGTGACATCGGAAATTTCCGATAAGCTGTATTACATCGTTGACCGCTTCGAGAAAGAAGTGGAACGGATGGGCGCCGACATGCGCGGCGGAAACCCGAGCCCCGGCAACATCGCAGGAGGCTTATCCACGATTGAAGAGAAGTCGCTTGGCTGCATTAGCAAATGCGGTAAGGCGCCGATTCAAGGCGTTATCGAGTATGCGGAGCGTATTCCGGAGCACGGACTATATTTCATGGACTCGCCCGGCAACGATATCGAGTGCGTATCGGGCATGGCGGCCGGCGGCGTGCATATCGTATGCTTTACGACGGGACGCGGAACGCCGACCGGTGCCGCGGTTGTTCCTGTTATCAAGATTACCGGTAACAAAATGATGTTCCAGCAGATGGAAGACAACATGGACGTGGACGTCAGCGACATGCTGGACGGAACGGTAAGTCTTGAGCAAGCGGGAGAGCGCATCTGGCAGGAGATTGTTGAAGTCGCGGAAGGCAAAGAGACGAAAGCGGAAGTGCTGGGGCACCAGGAATTCAGCATTAACCGAATTGGACCAAGCTTGTAA
- a CDS encoding Gfo/Idh/MocA family protein: MSSVIADWLDLEYRPALPQNKEMGIGIIGAGEIVEACHLPAYEMGGLRVVGIFDLNRERAERLAAKFGIAKVYRDMDELLLDPEVQFVDLAVPAKVQPDLAERAASAGKHILCQKPLAESYPEAARIAQACLKHGVVGAVNQQMRWSPSIRASHTIIQRGWLGELLQATIQVNVKQEFANWGWLREMPTLEFMYHSIHYIDAIRFLFGTPEYVYADGSRFPGQRTIGETRTLLHMKFPGEARGLIHDNHNNIAGEDDWFATYRFEGTQGTIKGTNGSLYNYPVGREDTLSFHSKAIHEDYWFNPRLHGKWFPHAFMGTMGELMRAVEEKRQPENSVEDNLKTMQMVFGAYKSMEENRPVPLAEIAAL, from the coding sequence GTGAGCTCAGTAATAGCAGATTGGCTTGATTTGGAGTATCGGCCGGCTTTGCCGCAGAACAAGGAAATGGGCATCGGCATTATTGGCGCGGGCGAGATCGTGGAAGCTTGCCATCTGCCTGCCTATGAAATGGGCGGCCTGCGGGTGGTTGGCATATTTGATTTGAATCGTGAGCGCGCCGAGCGGCTGGCCGCGAAATTCGGCATAGCGAAGGTATACCGGGATATGGATGAGCTGCTGCTCGATCCCGAGGTTCAGTTCGTGGATCTGGCCGTACCGGCTAAGGTGCAGCCTGATCTTGCAGAGCGGGCTGCGTCGGCAGGCAAGCATATTCTGTGTCAGAAGCCGCTGGCGGAATCGTATCCTGAAGCTGCACGCATCGCGCAAGCATGCTTGAAGCACGGCGTTGTTGGGGCTGTTAACCAGCAAATGCGCTGGTCCCCGAGTATACGGGCGAGTCATACGATCATTCAGCGCGGCTGGCTTGGAGAGCTGCTGCAAGCGACGATTCAGGTGAACGTAAAGCAAGAGTTTGCAAACTGGGGCTGGCTGCGTGAGATGCCGACGCTCGAATTCATGTATCATAGTATTCATTATATTGATGCGATTCGGTTTCTCTTCGGAACGCCGGAATATGTGTATGCTGACGGTTCGCGCTTCCCGGGTCAACGCACGATTGGCGAGACGCGTACGCTGCTTCACATGAAATTCCCGGGCGAAGCCCGCGGCTTGATTCACGATAACCACAACAATATAGCAGGCGAGGACGATTGGTTCGCGACGTACCGGTTCGAAGGCACACAGGGAACGATCAAGGGCACGAACGGCTCGCTGTATAATTATCCTGTGGGCCGCGAGGATACGCTGAGCTTTCATTCGAAAGCGATTCATGAAGACTACTGGTTCAATCCACGGCTGCATGGCAAATGGTTTCCGCATGCATTCATGGGCACGATGGGCGAGCTGATGCGGGCCGTCGAGGAGAAGCGCCAGCCGGAGAACAGCGTCGAAGATAATTTGAAAACGATGCAAATGGTGTTCGGCGCGTACAAGTCGATGGAAGAGAACCGGCCCGTCCCATTGGCTGAAATTGCGGCGTTGTAG
- a CDS encoding YjgB family protein, translated as MKHIQQMACSVVLASVLLLSACSSDSGNSAQTPESGTNTNANTPQNDTTVPSDSNTGNNQASNGSTSGNNTASNGTSGNVGDNSTGNDNGNSAPAENPDDSQAVQDIKAMLALAKTGKVKGISFAAHDSLIDDVEKAWGKADRTDSAGKGIYATYSKKHAVIGYNKGSRIFDVRSDAPELHGLTLDDIVSALGKAASITKNGSDTIYTYKAGSDFQLRFVIPKSTGKVDHISVYSPADTINNMAG; from the coding sequence ATGAAACACATTCAACAGATGGCCTGCTCGGTTGTCCTTGCAAGCGTGCTGCTGTTATCAGCTTGCTCGTCGGACAGCGGCAACTCGGCTCAGACGCCGGAGAGCGGTACGAACACAAATGCGAATACGCCGCAAAATGATACAACAGTTCCGAGTGATTCGAATACGGGAAACAACCAAGCGAGTAATGGCAGCACGTCAGGGAATAACACGGCCAGCAACGGAACTTCGGGCAATGTCGGAGACAATTCAACAGGCAACGATAATGGAAATTCTGCCCCAGCGGAGAATCCGGACGACTCGCAAGCTGTGCAGGATATTAAGGCTATGTTAGCGTTAGCCAAGACAGGTAAAGTGAAGGGCATTAGCTTCGCGGCACATGATTCGCTCATTGACGATGTTGAGAAGGCTTGGGGCAAAGCGGATCGTACGGATTCAGCAGGCAAAGGCATCTATGCCACCTATAGTAAGAAGCACGCCGTGATCGGGTACAACAAAGGCAGTCGAATTTTCGATGTGCGGTCCGATGCTCCTGAGCTTCATGGGCTGACGCTTGACGATATCGTGTCTGCACTGGGTAAAGCCGCAAGCATCACGAAGAACGGATCGGATACCATCTACACCTACAAGGCGGGCAGTGACTTTCAGTTAAGATTCGTCATTCCGAAGTCGACGGGCAAGGTAGATCATATCAGCGTCTACTCTCCGGCAGATACGATTAATAATATGGCGGGGTAG
- a CDS encoding site-specific integrase, translating to MRITLAQRDERFLSVGLFQFDSSALEKIRSISGRTYVPEERLWLIPYTLSAIEQFMGSFKSHEISIDAKLMEACPFFKEVGTKAEATREKDDVLSQSGSGWDAGLEHRLRQALALRGYSLKTIKAYCSQVECFYRFLAAHQLAASDATVQRYSLQLLDRGCSHSHVNQALSAIKFYHGRVLEDSMTTAAYIRPKKEHKLPNVLSLSEVKRILSSFANLKHRSIMYITYSSGLRVSEVVRLRMSDFDRERKTLHVRQGKGRRDRQTLLSDAAFAVIQQYVEREQPVGWLFPGIDIRYTSRNCSDTRICGPQSAIRMSACEMYGE from the coding sequence GTGCGAATTACGCTTGCGCAGCGTGATGAGAGGTTTCTATCCGTAGGGCTGTTTCAATTCGATAGCAGCGCGCTCGAGAAAATCCGCTCGATCTCCGGGAGAACCTATGTGCCGGAGGAGCGGTTGTGGCTGATTCCTTATACTTTAAGCGCAATAGAGCAATTCATGGGGTCGTTCAAGTCTCACGAGATTTCGATCGATGCGAAATTGATGGAAGCTTGTCCGTTCTTCAAAGAAGTCGGCACTAAGGCAGAAGCGACACGCGAGAAGGATGATGTATTATCACAATCGGGGTCAGGCTGGGATGCGGGCTTGGAGCATCGGCTTCGGCAAGCGCTGGCACTTAGAGGCTACAGTCTCAAAACCATTAAAGCGTATTGCAGTCAGGTTGAATGCTTTTACCGGTTTCTTGCAGCCCATCAGTTAGCAGCGAGCGATGCTACAGTTCAACGGTATTCGCTGCAGCTGCTTGATCGCGGCTGCTCCCATTCGCACGTCAACCAAGCGTTAAGCGCGATAAAGTTTTATCATGGCCGCGTTCTCGAGGATTCCATGACGACGGCAGCCTATATTCGTCCCAAAAAAGAACATAAGCTGCCGAATGTCTTGTCCCTCTCCGAGGTGAAGCGTATCCTTTCATCGTTCGCCAATCTGAAGCACCGTTCCATTATGTATATCACTTATTCATCCGGGCTGCGTGTCAGCGAAGTTGTTCGACTTCGAATGAGCGATTTTGACCGGGAGCGGAAAACGCTGCACGTTCGCCAAGGTAAGGGCAGAAGAGACAGGCAGACGCTATTGTCCGATGCGGCGTTCGCCGTCATTCAGCAGTATGTTGAACGGGAGCAGCCGGTGGGCTGGTTGTTCCCTGGCATCGACATTCGCTACACATCCAGGAACTGCTCGGACACCAGAATCTGCGGACCACAGAGCGCTATACGCATGTCAGCGTGCGAGATGTACGGCGAATAA